Proteins encoded together in one Ruminococcaceae bacterium KH2T8 window:
- a CDS encoding YARHG domain-containing protein, with amino-acid sequence MKKRKVLTLLLTASVALASCGKASVEEKTEVTTEETTTTVAETTAATPTPRPTATPTPLPTATPTPIPRDGTARFADPFDDESEKDFLSLNEMSDDTLQGFTNLFFTDWYWEFPESAEEMERIGDSTYYLIPDNGLNFRPAWLYTSYSDPRDCNPYIDAGWLQYDGYVFGGPEDEGIAYLTPSSVADAQIREFTGYSNSELSNPLGISESHNGETYVVFGPMTNGGIPAYDCISGRELEDGNVILVFGNSEAGGGLVFNTGTIAVMAPNGDGTYRILNNHNTRNIITYGSADNEVSSDMLREGITEAIDRRGVNFGMPDDADQYDVDESLRFSAYVSRNAYLASYGVIFDDPLLQFWFESCSWYEPVIPESEFDYSVMSDIELSNIEQADALLAELG; translated from the coding sequence ATGAAAAAGAGAAAAGTACTTACACTGTTACTCACAGCATCCGTTGCGCTCGCATCCTGCGGCAAGGCGTCCGTAGAGGAGAAGACCGAAGTGACTACGGAAGAGACAACAACTACAGTCGCGGAGACGACTGCGGCAACGCCTACACCGAGGCCTACTGCTACTCCCACACCCCTTCCTACGGCGACCCCTACACCTATCCCCAGGGATGGTACCGCGAGATTTGCAGATCCTTTCGATGATGAGTCGGAAAAGGATTTCCTGTCGCTCAACGAGATGAGTGACGATACGCTTCAGGGTTTTACGAATCTTTTCTTTACCGACTGGTATTGGGAATTTCCCGAATCTGCGGAGGAGATGGAAAGGATCGGAGATTCTACGTACTATCTTATTCCGGACAATGGTCTTAACTTCCGTCCTGCCTGGTTATATACGTCGTATAGCGACCCCCGTGACTGTAACCCTTATATCGATGCAGGCTGGCTTCAGTACGACGGATATGTCTTTGGCGGTCCCGAGGACGAAGGTATCGCATACCTTACGCCTTCCTCTGTTGCCGATGCTCAGATAAGGGAGTTCACGGGTTATTCGAACAGCGAGCTTTCTAATCCTCTTGGTATCTCAGAGAGTCATAACGGCGAGACATATGTCGTATTCGGTCCCATGACCAACGGCGGTATCCCAGCGTATGACTGTATCTCCGGAAGGGAACTTGAAGACGGTAACGTCATCCTGGTATTCGGTAATTCGGAGGCAGGCGGCGGATTGGTCTTTAATACTGGAACGATAGCTGTCATGGCTCCTAACGGTGACGGTACTTATCGTATCCTCAATAATCACAATACCAGGAATATCATCACATACGGAAGCGCAGACAATGAGGTATCATCCGATATGCTCCGTGAAGGTATAACTGAAGCGATCGACCGCAGAGGAGTCAATTTTGGTATGCCGGATGACGCGGATCAGTACGATGTCGACGAATCCCTGAGATTCTCTGCCTACGTATCACGTAATGCTTATCTGGCATCCTACGGAGTCATCTTCGATGATCCCTTGCTCCAGTTCTGGTTCGAATCATGTTCCTGGTATGAGCCCGTGATCCCCGAATCAGAATTTGACTACAGCGTAATGTCAGATATCGAACTTTCCAATATCGAGCAGGCCGATGCGCTCCTCGCAGAACTCGGCTGA
- a CDS encoding Cobalamin synthesis protein cobW C-terminal domain-containing protein, with protein sequence MATKVDIFSGFLGAGKTTLIKKLIADGYNGQKIVLIENEFGQIGIDGGFLKESGIEITEMNSGCICCSLVGDFGTALKEVIDKYAPDRILIEPSGVGKLSDVVAAVKKVEGTEICGTVTVIDASKCKIYLKNFAEFYENQIKYAGTIILSRTGNIRQEKLDTAVELIKGINDHSQVITTPWELLSGVQILKAIESPITAADMAAALLEAEEHEHHHHHHDHDHEDHDHEHEHGEDCTCGCHDHDHEEHEHHHHDHDEHDHDHEHEHHHHDHDHGEGCTCGCHDHDHEGHHHADEVFDSIGFETSRSFTEEGIKAALEKLDNGDYGMILRAKGIVAGEDGKWIHFDYVPGEADVRTGAADVTGKLCVIGAQVDKDKVKELFGL encoded by the coding sequence ATGGCAACAAAAGTAGACATTTTCTCAGGTTTCTTAGGTGCCGGAAAGACAACGCTCATCAAGAAGCTCATTGCTGACGGCTATAACGGACAGAAGATCGTCCTCATCGAGAACGAATTCGGTCAGATCGGCATCGACGGTGGCTTCCTTAAGGAGTCAGGCATAGAGATCACTGAGATGAACTCAGGCTGCATCTGCTGCTCCCTCGTAGGTGACTTCGGAACAGCATTAAAGGAAGTTATCGACAAGTATGCACCCGACCGTATCCTTATCGAACCCTCAGGTGTAGGTAAGCTCTCTGACGTAGTCGCTGCAGTAAAGAAGGTCGAAGGCACCGAGATCTGCGGAACAGTAACGGTCATCGATGCATCCAAGTGCAAGATCTACCTCAAGAACTTCGCTGAGTTCTACGAGAATCAGATCAAGTATGCAGGCACTATTATCCTCTCAAGAACAGGTAATATCCGTCAGGAGAAGCTCGACACTGCAGTAGAGCTCATCAAGGGCATCAACGACCATTCTCAGGTCATCACTACTCCCTGGGAGCTCCTCTCAGGCGTACAGATCCTCAAGGCTATCGAGAGCCCCATCACGGCTGCAGACATGGCAGCTGCTCTCCTTGAAGCAGAGGAGCACGAGCATCACCACCATCACCATGATCACGACCACGAGGATCACGATCACGAACACGAGCACGGTGAGGACTGCACATGCGGTTGTCACGACCATGACCACGAAGAACATGAACATCACCATCATGACCATGACGAACACGATCACGATCATGAACATGAGCATCACCACCACGACCATGATCACGGCGAAGGATGCACATGCGGTTGCCATGACCATGACCACGAAGGTCATCACCACGCTGACGAAGTATTCGACAGCATCGGATTCGAGACATCAAGATCCTTCACAGAGGAAGGCATCAAGGCAGCTCTCGAGAAGCTCGACAACGGAGATTACGGCATGATCCTTCGTGCCAAGGGTATCGTCGCAGGCGAAGACGGCAAGTGGATCCACTTCGACTACGTACCCGGCGAGGCTGATGTCAGAACAGGCGCCGCTGATGTAACAGGTAAGCTCTGTGTTATCGGCGCACAGGTCGACAAGGATAAGGTCAAGGAACTCTTCGGTCTTTGA
- a CDS encoding CobW/HypB/UreG, nucleotide-binding domain produces the protein MKDCLVYFFTGFLDSGKTSFICSWTSEDNFSDKKIVVLATEEGEEEYTPEKLGRDDVIVITVEPDEVDKALMFDIEKKHKPDVIFMEWNGSVSPSEFFEKVDVPRRWALAAALVIVDASTYSEYYRNMQTIFADYYRYCDNVIFNRVDPEVNNIPKLRGSVKSLNPGMNITFLGNDNEMIDIGDHLPYDLKNNPCVIDPDDFGLFYTDALDNVERYNGKVVTLVGQAVVFREFKGRAFALQRQAYTCCADDIGQINLLCFHEHGSGFPVGQWLKVTGRIRYFEDKQRDGSPIAVPCIEVDDYAITSKPENEIIYFS, from the coding sequence ATGAAAGATTGCTTGGTTTACTTTTTCACGGGATTTCTCGACAGCGGAAAGACTTCTTTCATCTGCTCCTGGACATCCGAAGATAATTTCAGCGATAAGAAGATAGTAGTACTCGCAACTGAAGAAGGCGAGGAAGAATATACTCCCGAAAAACTCGGACGCGACGATGTCATCGTAATAACCGTAGAGCCCGACGAAGTCGACAAGGCTCTGATGTTCGACATTGAAAAGAAGCATAAGCCCGATGTCATCTTTATGGAATGGAACGGTTCCGTCTCCCCTTCTGAGTTCTTCGAAAAGGTAGACGTACCCAGAAGATGGGCACTCGCCGCTGCTCTCGTAATAGTAGACGCATCTACATATTCCGAATACTACAGGAACATGCAGACGATCTTCGCGGATTACTACCGCTACTGCGATAACGTTATCTTCAACCGAGTAGACCCCGAGGTCAATAACATCCCGAAGCTTCGCGGATCCGTTAAGTCATTGAACCCCGGCATGAACATCACCTTCCTCGGCAACGATAATGAGATGATCGACATAGGAGACCACCTCCCCTACGATCTCAAAAATAACCCCTGTGTTATCGATCCCGACGACTTCGGTCTTTTCTATACAGATGCTCTCGATAATGTCGAAAGATATAACGGCAAGGTCGTAACGCTCGTCGGTCAGGCAGTCGTCTTCCGCGAATTCAAAGGCCGCGCTTTCGCTTTGCAGCGCCAGGCATATACATGCTGCGCAGACGATATCGGTCAGATAAATCTCCTGTGCTTCCACGAGCACGGCTCCGGATTCCCGGTAGGTCAGTGGCTCAAGGTAACGGGACGCATCCGCTACTTTGAAGACAAGCAGCGTGACGGATCTCCTATCGCAGTTCCCTGTATCGAGGTCGATGACTACGCGATAACAAGTAAGCCCGAAAACGAGATCATCTATTTCAGCTGA
- a CDS encoding undecaprenyl-diphosphatase gives MKRIIIDHQEIARQGQQLAQQAQNEVDKQVGKYCMLELKNLDLLHDTLYSPMMDKIMVTITSTGNLGLIWIFTAIILLMSSKHNDERSRIGYGILIALLLSIMIGNILIKNIAKRSRPFFHKNYKLLIKQPWDYSFPSGHTLASFAAATVFFYMNPDVGAIALIYAALIALSRLYLRVHFFTDVFFSMILGTGLGMLAMFLYDSHFFGILAR, from the coding sequence ATGAAAAGGATAATCATCGATCATCAGGAAATAGCAAGACAGGGACAGCAACTTGCTCAGCAGGCTCAAAATGAAGTCGACAAGCAAGTCGGCAAATATTGTATGCTCGAGCTCAAGAATCTCGATCTGCTCCACGACACCCTCTATTCTCCGATGATGGATAAGATCATGGTAACTATCACGAGTACGGGTAACCTCGGACTCATCTGGATCTTTACCGCTATTATCCTCCTTATGTCGAGCAAACATAACGATGAGAGATCCAGGATCGGTTACGGCATCCTGATCGCACTCCTGCTTTCGATCATGATAGGCAATATCCTCATAAAGAATATCGCCAAGAGGAGCAGGCCTTTCTTTCACAAGAACTATAAGCTCCTGATAAAGCAGCCTTGGGACTATTCGTTCCCGTCAGGTCATACGCTCGCGTCTTTCGCGGCTGCTACGGTGTTCTTCTACATGAACCCCGACGTAGGAGCGATCGCACTTATCTATGCGGCTCTTATCGCGCTCTCAAGGCTTTATCTGAGAGTTCATTTCTTTACTGATGTATTCTTCTCGATGATCCTCGGAACGGGACTCGGGATGCTCGCGATGTTCCTCTACGATTCTCATTTTTTCGGTATACTGGCCAGATGA
- a CDS encoding tRNA-U20-dihydrouridine synthase, translating into MNIGKITFDRTPVCLAPMAGTSSVTYRGLCVEQGASYAPTELVSARSILYNGIGKSFRYMEIDPAAEGITCIQLFGSEAKDFTEAIKIMMEDPRLAPVDIIDINMGCPVTKVVKTGAGSGLMKTPDIAEQIVRETVKTAAEYDKPVTVKTRIGFDRFSDESVEFVRRIAQAGAAMVCVHGRTARQMYGGSADWDALALMREAVAAEGVPFFANGDVKDEKSAGEILSKTGADGIMVGRAAMGNPWLFKRIRAYLDGEALPDEPSNQEKYDMLMRELVGTAEHIGEVTAVKEMRSVMPHYIKGLPGAASIKVKLCGASTVAEVGEILKECREIWI; encoded by the coding sequence ATGAATATAGGAAAGATAACTTTTGACAGGACCCCCGTGTGCCTGGCGCCTATGGCGGGAACGAGCTCCGTTACTTACCGCGGGCTCTGTGTCGAGCAGGGAGCTTCGTATGCTCCGACCGAACTCGTGAGTGCAAGGTCGATCCTTTATAACGGCATAGGCAAGAGCTTTCGCTATATGGAGATAGACCCTGCGGCGGAAGGTATCACATGCATTCAGCTCTTCGGCAGCGAGGCTAAGGACTTCACGGAAGCGATAAAGATCATGATGGAAGATCCAAGGCTCGCGCCCGTTGACATTATCGACATCAATATGGGATGTCCCGTTACAAAGGTGGTAAAGACAGGCGCCGGAAGCGGTCTCATGAAGACTCCCGATATCGCCGAGCAGATAGTAAGAGAGACCGTAAAGACAGCGGCAGAGTACGATAAGCCCGTTACGGTCAAGACGAGGATAGGCTTCGATCGTTTCTCTGACGAGAGCGTTGAATTCGTAAGAAGGATCGCTCAGGCGGGCGCTGCGATGGTATGCGTTCACGGAAGGACCGCAAGGCAGATGTACGGAGGAAGTGCCGACTGGGATGCGCTGGCCCTTATGAGAGAAGCCGTTGCTGCGGAAGGCGTCCCGTTCTTTGCCAACGGCGACGTTAAGGATGAGAAGAGCGCCGGGGAGATACTCTCGAAGACGGGCGCTGACGGCATAATGGTCGGACGTGCTGCGATGGGTAACCCGTGGCTCTTCAAGCGGATCAGGGCGTATCTTGACGGCGAAGCTCTTCCTGACGAACCTTCCAATCAAGAAAAATATGATATGCTTATGCGTGAGCTCGTCGGAACGGCCGAACACATCGGCGAAGTGACTGCCGTTAAGGAGATGAGGAGCGTTATGCCTCACTATATCAAAGGTCTTCCGGGAGCTGCGTCGATCAAGGTGAAGCTTTGCGGTGCTTCCACGGTCGCAGAAGTTGGAGAGATACTAAAGGAGTGTCGTGAGATATGGATCTGA
- a CDS encoding glycerate dehydrogenase, with translation MNIVILDGSAANPGDITWGGIGDIGNLTVYDFTRPEDLIERAKDAEICITNKTAFPREVIEQLPKLRYIGVLATGFNVVDLEACTKRGITVTNVPEYSTFATAQMTVALLLEMTNHAGAHSQSVKDGDWVRCEQFCYWKKPLTELWNKTAVVVGYGKIGKRVCKILDSLGMKVIAVPHHMPAADRDGDISFMTLEEALPLADIISLHCPLTAETKAMLDKDAIARCKDGVFIVNAARGPLVDEVAVAEALESGKIAGYAADVVSVEPMLPDNPLKDAPNTVITPHTAWAPLETRVRLVEIAEENIKAYLAGSPVNVVN, from the coding sequence ATGAATATTGTTATACTTGACGGCTCGGCGGCAAATCCCGGCGATATCACATGGGGCGGCATCGGAGACATCGGAAACCTCACAGTCTACGACTTCACAAGGCCCGAAGATCTCATCGAAAGAGCCAAGGACGCCGAGATCTGTATCACCAATAAGACAGCATTCCCGAGGGAAGTCATCGAGCAGCTTCCCAAGCTCAGATATATAGGCGTACTGGCCACGGGCTTTAATGTCGTGGACCTCGAAGCCTGCACCAAACGCGGCATCACGGTCACGAATGTCCCCGAATACAGTACTTTCGCGACTGCCCAGATGACGGTCGCACTCCTTCTCGAGATGACGAATCACGCCGGTGCACATTCTCAGTCCGTAAAGGACGGCGACTGGGTAAGATGCGAGCAGTTCTGCTACTGGAAGAAGCCTCTTACGGAGCTCTGGAACAAGACGGCAGTAGTCGTAGGATACGGAAAGATAGGAAAGAGAGTATGTAAGATCCTTGATTCTCTCGGAATGAAAGTCATCGCCGTTCCTCACCACATGCCTGCAGCTGATCGTGACGGCGATATAAGCTTCATGACTTTAGAGGAGGCACTCCCCCTGGCGGACATCATCTCACTTCACTGCCCGCTCACGGCGGAGACAAAGGCCATGCTCGACAAGGATGCCATAGCCCGCTGCAAGGACGGCGTGTTTATAGTAAATGCCGCACGCGGGCCTCTCGTTGACGAGGTAGCGGTCGCAGAAGCTCTTGAGTCCGGCAAGATCGCGGGATATGCGGCGGATGTCGTAAGCGTCGAGCCCATGCTCCCCGATAACCCCTTAAAGGATGCACCCAATACCGTGATCACTCCCCATACCGCATGGGCACCCCTCGAGACCAGAGTAAGGCTCGTAGAGATCGCAGAGGAAAATATAAAGGCGTACCTCGCAGGCTCGCCCGTTAATGTCGTGAACTGA
- a CDS encoding Cobalamin synthesis G C-terminus gives MYLYCFARSERAKMTGGHLLDKAEGEWITDCENFVSWVGDRNERADSALVLLLPTEAAVKILIERVYPADIRFPVIQVTPDGKYAGVLRSVGYNTHDILSRICSIIGCKPLSTPDDRADFAPDLKKTVTDYKMTALDQDLLDQTAEAIKKGASIQVYSDMPLHMAEPVLDTMSYAPFIFRSNQKRELCQAFISSCEADEPSIFITCSTLPEVESYGKCLVLIPRTIAVGLEIAARADAEYAVETVRDTLINHEIDPRAVATIAVSDIARDSDAVGKIAESLGCYVTSFDSRLIKAVKVPLNPTYSGAKMTADLCTAAASLASDNGRMLIRRAGSKNSIILTAMMKRGSIVLTE, from the coding sequence ATGTATTTGTACTGCTTTGCCCGTTCTGAAAGGGCTAAGATGACAGGCGGTCACTTGCTCGACAAGGCCGAAGGTGAATGGATAACCGACTGCGAGAACTTCGTAAGCTGGGTCGGTGATCGTAATGAGCGCGCAGACAGTGCACTTGTGCTCCTGCTTCCTACCGAGGCGGCAGTAAAGATCCTGATCGAAAGGGTCTATCCCGCAGACATCAGATTCCCCGTTATCCAGGTGACTCCTGACGGTAAATACGCAGGAGTATTAAGATCCGTCGGATACAATACTCACGATATACTGAGCAGGATCTGCTCGATAATAGGCTGTAAGCCGCTCTCGACCCCTGATGACAGGGCCGACTTTGCTCCCGATCTCAAGAAGACGGTCACGGATTATAAGATGACCGCATTGGATCAGGATCTGCTCGATCAGACGGCTGAGGCAATAAAGAAAGGCGCTTCGATCCAGGTATACAGCGACATGCCGCTTCATATGGCGGAGCCCGTGCTCGACACGATGAGCTATGCGCCCTTTATCTTCAGGAGCAATCAGAAGAGAGAACTGTGTCAGGCATTTATAAGTTCCTGTGAGGCTGATGAGCCTTCGATATTCATTACTTGTTCGACGCTCCCTGAGGTCGAGAGCTACGGTAAGTGCCTTGTGCTCATACCGAGGACGATCGCAGTGGGACTTGAGATCGCGGCAAGGGCAGATGCCGAATATGCCGTCGAGACGGTTCGCGATACGCTTATAAACCATGAGATCGATCCGAGAGCGGTAGCTACCATCGCCGTATCCGATATCGCAAGGGATTCCGATGCGGTAGGAAAGATCGCCGAAAGCCTCGGCTGCTATGTGACTTCTTTCGACAGCAGGCTCATCAAGGCCGTAAAGGTTCCGCTCAATCCCACATACTCGGGAGCCAAGATGACAGCCGACCTTTGTACTGCAGCGGCATCGCTCGCATCCGATAACGGAAGGATGCTCATAAGGCGTGCCGGCAGCAAGAACTCCATCATACTTACAGCGATGATGAAGAGAGGGAGTATAGTACTTACCGAGTGA
- a CDS encoding ABC-type glycerol-3-phosphate transport system, substrate-binding protein: MNGMIRKVIEKAATAVVLVMFALVVPGYSVLLLSSCSANEEEVQPEYSMWCTAEIKESVNTSYHIFRDNKFTGIDDNGYTFVTADGMLGGARVLEPFEGNYRALITINEVNSTDPGDSMTYVVNGQGYYESNVYDYNTEQIDTRYFRLDTDEMEAEEVDLIDHEGLVTTDVWQTQAGTVLVTTDDSFFGSDPLGSIFLCVFDNGTDNKVISMDDVSGENVFSVLYVISVSESELVVSFMNVQGIERTIMLDMNGDDITLSDDQVPAYLSAGVTAYNDPDGGLFISDCTGIYRVSEGDMKSDSPEFTMVADWARCMVSAARVSALTPVRIDEDGALVLFGVNDENYDLQPKAITARITACDFPYEGRQEITVGIFDSLYGDIGTNIAAFNRSNTAYYVRPVFITTRGVAPLIDLADEDTFDISGDQLEALRFHAYRNFIQSEAAPDVVITYGMQAQFQSSDLFVDLNGYIDSDTNGLNREDYFNNIFSLSEVGGELYTIPLTYYVDGIVEYDPDDMYIMPSDDYSVTSITFAEYDDKVTGDWNDYDPLGDFLYREDIFSELIGTHYTDFVDLANETTDFSGSEFVDILNFSSGYESNSEDDLLVFYYYYDTGVMYTSLCYVDDLSNFPQYLDSSVWMGLPSSEGNTPSIGVVNAAGITQACDDKDAAWSFMTYLLSVDAQEERRGVFGLPVNRNASENSLRYPRYAFGLVEKLTDSATRMYYSDNDLLVVSNDVINAYAAGEITAEEAGEMLSSQVSVRW; this comes from the coding sequence TTGAATGGTATGATCCGTAAGGTCATAGAGAAAGCGGCAACCGCAGTGGTTCTCGTTATGTTTGCTCTGGTCGTACCGGGTTATTCCGTGCTGCTCTTATCTTCCTGCTCGGCAAACGAAGAAGAAGTTCAACCGGAATATTCGATGTGGTGTACGGCCGAGATCAAAGAGAGCGTAAACACTTCCTATCACATATTCAGAGACAATAAATTCACAGGTATCGATGATAACGGTTATACCTTTGTGACCGCAGACGGGATGCTCGGCGGAGCGCGCGTGCTGGAGCCTTTCGAAGGTAATTACAGGGCACTTATCACTATAAATGAAGTGAATTCCACGGATCCGGGGGATTCGATGACATATGTCGTCAACGGTCAGGGATATTATGAGTCCAATGTCTACGATTACAACACAGAGCAGATAGACACCAGATACTTTAGGCTCGATACGGATGAGATGGAGGCCGAGGAGGTAGATCTCATAGACCACGAAGGTCTGGTCACGACCGACGTATGGCAGACTCAGGCAGGTACGGTCCTCGTGACGACTGACGATTCATTCTTCGGTTCAGACCCGCTCGGAAGTATATTCCTCTGTGTGTTCGATAACGGGACGGATAATAAGGTCATCTCCATGGATGATGTCTCCGGTGAGAATGTTTTCAGCGTGCTATATGTCATAAGCGTCAGCGAAAGCGAACTCGTTGTATCCTTCATGAATGTGCAGGGTATAGAAAGAACGATAATGCTGGATATGAACGGAGACGATATCACATTATCGGATGATCAAGTTCCCGCATATCTGAGTGCAGGAGTTACGGCTTATAACGATCCTGACGGCGGTTTGTTCATCTCTGACTGCACCGGTATCTACAGGGTATCCGAGGGCGATATGAAGTCCGATTCTCCCGAATTTACGATGGTAGCCGATTGGGCCAGATGCATGGTCAGTGCCGCCAGGGTGTCGGCGCTCACTCCCGTCAGGATAGACGAAGACGGTGCGCTCGTATTGTTCGGCGTAAATGATGAAAACTATGATCTTCAGCCGAAAGCCATTACCGCCAGGATCACCGCCTGTGATTTCCCTTATGAGGGCAGGCAGGAGATCACGGTAGGTATCTTTGATTCTCTTTACGGTGACATAGGTACCAATATCGCAGCATTCAACAGATCGAATACTGCCTATTACGTAAGGCCCGTCTTTATTACTACCAGAGGCGTAGCTCCTCTTATCGATCTTGCCGATGAGGATACTTTCGATATAAGCGGTGATCAGCTCGAAGCCCTGAGATTCCATGCTTACAGGAATTTCATACAAAGTGAAGCGGCTCCGGATGTCGTCATAACTTACGGTATGCAGGCGCAGTTTCAGAGTTCTGATCTCTTCGTGGATCTTAACGGTTATATCGATTCGGATACGAACGGTCTTAACAGAGAAGATTACTTTAACAACATATTCTCGCTGTCCGAGGTCGGAGGGGAGCTCTATACGATCCCGCTCACTTACTATGTAGACGGTATAGTCGAATATGATCCCGATGATATGTATATCATGCCTTCGGATGACTACTCGGTCACGTCGATCACTTTCGCAGAGTATGATGATAAGGTCACGGGGGACTGGAACGATTATGATCCGCTCGGCGACTTCCTTTACAGAGAGGATATCTTCAGCGAGCTTATAGGTACGCATTATACGGATTTTGTCGATCTTGCGAATGAGACAACGGATTTCTCGGGGTCTGAATTTGTGGATATCCTGAACTTCAGTTCGGGCTATGAGAGTAACAGCGAAGATGACCTTCTCGTTTTCTATTACTACTATGATACGGGTGTTATGTACACTTCGTTATGCTATGTGGACGATCTGTCGAACTTCCCTCAATATCTCGATTCTTCAGTCTGGATGGGACTTCCTTCTTCGGAGGGTAATACTCCGTCCATAGGAGTAGTCAATGCCGCGGGTATTACTCAGGCATGCGACGATAAGGATGCCGCCTGGTCGTTCATGACATATCTTCTCTCGGTAGATGCACAGGAAGAAAGAAGAGGCGTGTTCGGGCTTCCCGTGAACAGGAACGCTTCCGAGAATTCACTTCGTTACCCGAGATATGCTTTCGGTCTTGTTGAGAAACTTACCGACAGCGCGACAAGAATGTATTACTCCGATAATGATCTGCTCGTGGTGAGCAACGATGTCATAAATGCATATGCCGCAGGCGAGATCACGGCCGAAGAAGCGGGCGAGATGCTGAGTTCACAGGTTTCGGTCAGATGGTGA